GCGGCGTACTTTGGAATCGAAGTTGTAGCCGCCGTTCTTGAACCCACCGGCCTTGAGGATTTCGTAGGTTGCCAGGGTCATCTCCTCGACGCTATTGGGGAACTGATCAGTGTCCCAGCCGTTCTGCGGGTCGCCCCGGTTGGCGTCGATACTGCCGAAAATCCCAAGGGACACGGCAGTGGCGATCTCATGATGAAAACTGTGACCGGCGAGGGTCGCGTGGTTGGCCTCGATATTCACTTTGATCTCGTGTTCCAGGCCGTACTCATGCAGGAAACCGAACACTGTGGCGCTGTCGTAATCGTATTGGTGTTTGGTCGGCTCCTGGGGCTTGGGCTCAATCAACAGGTCGCCCGTAAAGCCGATCTTGTGCTTGTGCTCCACCACCATGCGCATAAAGCGTCCGAGCTGTTCGCGCTCGCGTTTCAGGTCAGTATTGAGCAGGGTTTCGTAGCCCTCGCGGCCGCCCCACAGCACATAGTTGGCACCCTTGAGCCGCAGCGTGGCATTCATTGCGCTGAACACCTGCGCGGCGGCGTAGGCGAACACCTCCGGGTCCGGATTGCTGGCAGCGCCAGCGGCAAAGCGCGGGTTGCTGAAGCAGTTGGCGGTGCCCCACAGCAATTTGATGCCGGTCTGTTCCTGGTGGCGCTCCAGGTGGTCGACCATTTGCGCAAAATGGTTGCGGTACGCCTTGATCGAGGTGCCTTCGGGTGCGACGTCGGTATCGTGAAAGCTGTAATAGTCGATGCCCAGTTTGGAGAAAAACTCGAACGCCGCTTCCGCCTTGCCGATGGCCAGTTCCATCGGGTCGCCGGTGCGCTGCCAGGGGCGCTTGAAGGTGCCTACACCAAACATATCCGCCCCAGGCCACACGAAGGTGTGCCAATAACAGGCTGCCATGCGCAGGTGCTCGCGCATGGGTTTGCCGAGGATGATTTTGTTGGCGTCATAGTGGCGAAAGGCGAGGGCAGAGTCGCTGCTGGGGCCTTCGAAGCGAACCTTCTCGACACCGGGGAAGTACGGCATGGCGATTTCCTTATTGTTCTTGGCGGTGACTCGATACTAGCAACGGCATCGGGACTGCCGATTATGAAAATCACCAAGCCATGGTGCGATTTTGACTGGAGAGGTCTAGGCTGTGGCGACCGGCTTTAAGGATAAAAACAATGAAAACCCTACCGCCTGTTCACCGCATTGCCTTGCTGTTCAATGGCAGCAAGATCTACGACCGGGGCATCATCACCGGCATCGGCAATTACCTGAGCAGCACGCGCGTGTCCTGGGATCTGTTTCTTGAAGAGGACTTTCTGTGTCGCCTCAAGGGCATCGAACGCTGGCAGGGCGACGGCATCATCGCCGACTTTGACGATCCGCTGATCGGCGAGGCGCTGGCCGACATCAAGTTGCCGGTGGTGGCGGTGGGTGGCTCGTATCAGGATGCGCGTGCCTACCCGAAGGGCATTCCCTATGTAGCTACCGACAACCGTGCGTTGATGAAGCTGGCGTATGAGCATTTGATCGAGGCAGGCCTGCGCCGTTTTGCCTGTTTCAGCCTGCCGGAAGCCCAGGCCAATCGCTGGGCCCAGGAGCGTGAGAAAGCCTTCCGCCGTCTCTTGCAACGCGATGGCCTGCACGTGGAGGTCTATCGCGGCCTGGGCACCAGCGCACCGTTGTGGGACAGCGCTGTGGAACAGCAGATTGCCTGGCTGCACAGTTTGCCCAAGCCCATCGGCATCATCGCCGTCACCGACGCCCGCGCACGGCAACTGCTGCAAGCCTGC
The sequence above is a segment of the Pseudomonas sp. R76 genome. Coding sequences within it:
- the xylA gene encoding xylose isomerase; protein product: MPYFPGVEKVRFEGPSSDSALAFRHYDANKIILGKPMREHLRMAACYWHTFVWPGADMFGVGTFKRPWQRTGDPMELAIGKAEAAFEFFSKLGIDYYSFHDTDVAPEGTSIKAYRNHFAQMVDHLERHQEQTGIKLLWGTANCFSNPRFAAGAASNPDPEVFAYAAAQVFSAMNATLRLKGANYVLWGGREGYETLLNTDLKREREQLGRFMRMVVEHKHKIGFTGDLLIEPKPQEPTKHQYDYDSATVFGFLHEYGLEHEIKVNIEANHATLAGHSFHHEIATAVSLGIFGSIDANRGDPQNGWDTDQFPNSVEEMTLATYEILKAGGFKNGGYNFDSKVRRQSLDDVDLFHGHVAAMDVLALALERAAAMVQNDRLQQFKDQRYAGWNQPLGQAVLAGEFSLESLAEHAFAHELNPQAVSGRQEMLEGVVNRFIYT
- a CDS encoding XylR family transcriptional regulator, yielding MKTLPPVHRIALLFNGSKIYDRGIITGIGNYLSSTRVSWDLFLEEDFLCRLKGIERWQGDGIIADFDDPLIGEALADIKLPVVAVGGSYQDARAYPKGIPYVATDNRALMKLAYEHLIEAGLRRFACFSLPEAQANRWAQEREKAFRRLLQRDGLHVEVYRGLGTSAPLWDSAVEQQIAWLHSLPKPIGIIAVTDARARQLLQACLTAGIAVPEEVALIGIDNDPLTRTLTRVPLSSVIQGTETMGRTAAALLHQMLHGKPCAGTQILVPPDAINVQASSLHQPLGNPYVMQALLFIRQYACQGIKTAQVAAYVGVSRSSLESHFRKARGCSVHDEILRFKLAAAAKGLENQALAIADIAARCGFKSAQYLHTVFRREFGCTPREYQHTAAS